The following coding sequences lie in one Alicyclobacillus curvatus genomic window:
- a CDS encoding c-type cytochrome codes for MAKVKRNTYLKFSLAASFLAVFGLVSGCGTNSADANAVKSYVPAQTQTLAFNPPQGMPTGKDASAVKYGQELFMNTHAMLPGYNLDALSCTSCHINGGTDEKALPLVGVTAQFPDYTSRDARVINLSQRINECFQRSGNGKPLPPQGKEMAAIEAYLAWISKGVPADTKPQWIGNGSKTELKTSLPTPNLSNGAVIFQQTCAVCHGTDGQGQSAPPLWGPNSFNSGAGMHNLNTMSEFVKNNMPASNPGSLSLQQAADASAYVLSQSRPAAPKTPKAPK; via the coding sequence TTGGCAAAAGTAAAACGCAATACTTATCTTAAATTTTCATTGGCCGCGAGCTTCCTTGCAGTTTTCGGGTTAGTCAGTGGTTGTGGAACAAACAGTGCAGATGCCAATGCGGTAAAGAGTTATGTTCCTGCACAGACACAAACACTTGCCTTTAACCCACCGCAAGGCATGCCAACCGGCAAAGACGCGTCGGCGGTTAAGTACGGACAAGAGCTGTTTATGAACACACACGCGATGCTCCCAGGGTACAATCTCGATGCTCTTTCGTGCACGTCGTGTCACATTAATGGGGGAACGGATGAAAAGGCTTTACCGCTCGTAGGGGTGACAGCTCAGTTTCCGGATTACACATCGCGAGACGCGCGTGTAATTAACCTCTCACAGCGCATTAATGAATGCTTCCAACGAAGTGGGAACGGCAAGCCTCTGCCACCGCAAGGAAAGGAAATGGCTGCTATTGAGGCTTACTTGGCCTGGATTTCCAAGGGGGTGCCGGCAGATACGAAACCCCAGTGGATTGGGAACGGATCGAAAACGGAGTTAAAGACATCTCTGCCGACACCGAATCTTTCGAATGGAGCGGTTATCTTCCAACAGACGTGTGCTGTATGCCACGGGACGGATGGCCAAGGGCAATCCGCACCGCCTTTGTGGGGACCGAATTCATTCAATAGTGGCGCAGGAATGCACAATCTCAATACGATGTCTGAATTTGTCAAAAACAATATGCCTGCCTCAAACCCTGGTAGTTTGAGTCTGCAACAAGCAGCGGACGCATCCGCCTATGTTTTATCTCAGTCACGTCCTGCCGCACCCAAAACACCCAAAGCACCCAAATAG
- a CDS encoding metallophosphoesterase family protein produces MQIAALYDIHGNLPALNAVLRQLEEIQPDLIVVGGDIVSGPLPGKTLERLAAYGDRVRYIRGNNDREVVMAFDGVPLPDKMSPRARQEVQWEAGQLTSFQRDFLAQLPEQFVMSGIDSGEILFCHATPNSDEEIFTPLSSHQRLTTIFGATEQKLVVCGHTHLQFELQVGDVRIVNAGSVGMPFADTPGACWLMLSPDGYEFRRTTYDLEAAAHEIRAGGHPHAQEFVEDNVLTVPTVAQAQELLQRLEMMG; encoded by the coding sequence ATGCAGATTGCAGCGCTTTACGATATTCATGGAAACCTGCCGGCGCTAAATGCAGTGCTTCGGCAGCTCGAGGAAATACAACCAGACCTCATCGTTGTTGGCGGCGACATCGTCTCGGGCCCGTTGCCAGGCAAAACACTGGAACGACTCGCAGCGTATGGTGATAGGGTTCGATACATTCGCGGTAATAATGACCGCGAAGTCGTCATGGCTTTTGACGGTGTTCCACTGCCCGACAAGATGTCTCCTCGCGCACGACAGGAAGTGCAGTGGGAGGCTGGACAATTAACAAGTTTCCAGCGAGATTTCCTCGCTCAACTACCAGAACAGTTCGTCATGTCTGGCATAGACTCGGGTGAAATCTTGTTCTGCCATGCCACCCCCAACAGCGATGAAGAGATCTTCACACCGCTGTCTTCTCATCAGCGACTCACTACCATCTTTGGGGCTACTGAGCAAAAGCTAGTGGTATGTGGACACACCCATTTACAGTTTGAGTTGCAAGTTGGTGACGTGCGCATTGTGAACGCAGGGAGTGTAGGAATGCCTTTTGCCGACACGCCCGGCGCCTGTTGGCTTATGCTCAGTCCGGATGGATACGAATTTCGCCGAACCACATATGATTTGGAGGCGGCTGCGCACGAGATACGGGCGGGGGGACATCCCCACGCACAGGAGTTTGTGGAGGATAACGTATTGACAGTTCCCACAGTGGCGCAGGCACAGGAGTTGTTGCAGCGTCTGGAAATGATGGGCTAA
- a CDS encoding antibiotic biosynthesis monooxygenase: MSYIFMAYHSPKPQHRQELLQGMEEMRDSMAKHPGFIDAGPWEEVGTDRVIGISIWESREDFLAATPPGFGEQSNAIHEWETKPRQRLHLQRWESNKVED, translated from the coding sequence ATGAGTTATATATTCATGGCTTACCACAGCCCGAAACCGCAGCACCGTCAGGAACTGCTACAAGGGATGGAAGAAATGAGAGACTCCATGGCGAAGCATCCCGGATTTATCGATGCAGGGCCCTGGGAGGAAGTCGGAACAGACCGTGTGATAGGCATCTCGATTTGGGAATCCCGTGAGGATTTCCTAGCCGCCACGCCACCCGGATTTGGAGAGCAGAGTAACGCGATTCACGAGTGGGAGACAAAGCCGCGTCAACGACTCCATCTCCAACGGTGGGAATCAAACAAGGTCGAAGACTAA
- a CDS encoding class I SAM-dependent methyltransferase, whose protein sequence is MSVERNISSGLIEAGFAKMTRLNVVIAPWLTIGETADRLKESQQRQLERFAHELFVLHPNGTIFWFAPDITPLYRERAFFETLLSTASYLSYQRLGTLVVTDEMIWVSHRLVEEFIRDDDGSILLSVHARVMTYLNGQVLAHYHGVLEQVFISGAWHRPWINGTLKNELERGIADGLFCRELRDGESFVTLTDKGFQLYEACRDDLEQCGYLKLREQLMRTAVFTNMDDYEPMMDQMNPIIHQNRRLLLNLSGIDRGMKVLELGCGAGALTLDDGLCNLVAPTGHVVATDPSIGMLERAKQKREKYDARNVEFRQAAAEDLPFSDETFDAVIGFLFLHFTDIPKALREIQRVTKPGGTFSTLYGLHFSSTQSFFMEWFEPVFTSALMVRMPHVMPNEDFVPSVAGEYFTEFTCNTEEFVIDLSNVEHTVKFFVEAGPMANLGHLPWRARHELFDELIRRGYMIKEKYGENSMKLIDRGQWFHGVVRK, encoded by the coding sequence ATGTCGGTCGAACGAAACATTTCATCCGGACTCATTGAAGCTGGTTTCGCTAAAATGACTAGACTTAACGTCGTAATCGCCCCTTGGTTGACCATTGGAGAAACTGCTGACAGGTTAAAAGAAAGTCAACAGAGACAACTTGAACGATTCGCTCACGAGTTATTTGTACTGCATCCAAATGGTACAATCTTCTGGTTTGCGCCAGACATAACGCCGCTGTACCGAGAGAGGGCCTTTTTTGAAACATTACTTTCCACGGCATCATATCTTAGCTATCAACGTCTCGGGACACTCGTAGTTACAGATGAAATGATATGGGTTTCTCATCGATTGGTCGAAGAGTTTATTCGTGACGATGATGGCTCCATTCTCTTGTCCGTACATGCTAGAGTCATGACCTATTTGAATGGACAGGTATTAGCTCATTATCACGGGGTGCTTGAGCAAGTTTTTATATCTGGAGCTTGGCATAGACCATGGATCAATGGAACACTAAAGAATGAGCTGGAACGCGGCATCGCTGATGGTTTATTTTGCCGGGAACTGCGTGACGGTGAGTCATTTGTAACTCTTACGGATAAGGGATTCCAACTCTATGAGGCCTGCCGAGACGACCTTGAGCAATGTGGGTACCTGAAGCTACGCGAACAGCTGATGAGGACCGCAGTCTTTACAAATATGGATGATTACGAGCCAATGATGGATCAAATGAACCCGATTATCCATCAAAATCGTAGGCTTCTCTTGAACTTGAGTGGAATCGACAGAGGAATGAAAGTGCTTGAACTCGGGTGTGGAGCCGGCGCACTCACACTTGATGACGGTCTTTGCAACTTGGTGGCGCCTACCGGGCATGTAGTTGCTACAGACCCATCAATCGGAATGTTGGAACGGGCCAAACAAAAGCGAGAAAAATATGATGCTCGAAATGTTGAGTTTCGGCAAGCTGCTGCTGAAGATCTTCCCTTCTCAGACGAAACCTTTGATGCAGTCATCGGATTTCTCTTCCTACATTTTACTGATATCCCCAAGGCGCTTAGAGAAATACAAAGAGTGACGAAACCTGGGGGGACTTTTTCTACACTCTACGGACTGCATTTTTCTTCAACTCAATCGTTCTTTATGGAATGGTTCGAACCGGTTTTCACGAGTGCTCTCATGGTCAGGATGCCTCATGTAATGCCCAACGAGGATTTTGTTCCAAGTGTCGCAGGTGAATATTTCACAGAGTTTACATGCAACACGGAAGAATTTGTGATCGATTTAAGTAACGTTGAACATACCGTCAAATTTTTTGTTGAAGCCGGGCCCATGGCTAACCTAGGACATCTGCCCTGGAGAGCAAGACATGAATTGTTTGATGAACTCATCCGGCGAGGCTACATGATAAAAGAGAAATACGGGGAAAACTCCATGAAACTCATTGATAGAGGTCAGTGGTTTCACGGAGTTGTTCGAAAGTAG
- a CDS encoding pentapeptide repeat-containing protein yields the protein MNEKLTVYVNEVFAPYDGIKSVSELKGDLLSDLQERFRELKAEGKDDETAFEMTVNSIGDIEETVQEVANVSRSLERQVVINFSASNLGQSDFAGVTAHQGKFKASALREANFAGADLTGSSFASNDMRGANFDRANLTDCSFSTLDLTDASFRQSVLVRTSVNASSLKGAKFVDIRLTDVKVSKTDLTKTTFENCSFNGVDFEYTDLRGMCFDGQTFIGVKFDRSDLKDASFQGATLKNVSFRLPLSMTNKYYRQFKTVCFDHATMDKLTYAALKGIGAELSKVTVI from the coding sequence ATGAATGAGAAATTGACGGTCTACGTGAACGAGGTATTTGCACCGTACGACGGGATTAAGAGTGTGAGCGAACTCAAAGGCGACCTGCTCTCCGATTTGCAGGAGCGCTTCCGCGAACTGAAGGCTGAAGGCAAAGACGATGAAACCGCATTTGAAATGACGGTCAACAGCATCGGCGACATTGAAGAAACCGTGCAAGAGGTGGCGAACGTCTCTCGCTCACTGGAACGTCAGGTGGTCATCAACTTCAGTGCAAGTAATCTGGGACAGAGTGACTTCGCCGGTGTGACGGCTCACCAAGGGAAGTTCAAAGCGAGCGCGCTGCGTGAAGCAAACTTTGCCGGCGCCGATTTAACCGGTAGTTCGTTTGCCAGCAACGATATGCGGGGAGCAAATTTCGACCGTGCAAACCTTACAGACTGCAGCTTTTCAACCCTTGACCTCACAGATGCGAGTTTCCGTCAATCCGTTCTTGTACGCACAAGCGTGAACGCTTCGAGCCTGAAAGGTGCGAAGTTCGTGGATATCAGACTGACCGATGTCAAGGTGTCGAAGACCGACCTGACAAAGACAACTTTTGAAAACTGCAGCTTTAACGGTGTCGACTTCGAATACACAGACTTGCGTGGGATGTGCTTTGACGGACAGACCTTCATCGGGGTCAAGTTTGACAGGTCGGACCTGAAGGACGCTTCGTTTCAGGGAGCAACGCTGAAGAACGTGTCATTCCGTCTGCCTCTCTCCATGACAAACAAATACTACCGCCAGTTCAAAACCGTCTGCTTCGACCACGCGACGATGGATAAGTTGACCTATGCAGCGCTTAAAGGCATCGGGGCTGAATTGTCAAAAGTGACGGTCATCTAA
- a CDS encoding LysM peptidoglycan-binding domain-containing protein: MKGLRRFIGLCVTMGSTLLGSLVFTQPVSAATDKYTVLPGDSLWKISLTYHVGWPEIYNSNRGLIKDPALIYPGQVLQIPLVSSTVTNYEQQVLVLCNQIRAKNGLPSLTMNWQLERMGRIKAQEMASKNYFSHTSPVYGTPFQMMKSFGISYTYAGENIAAGQPTPQEVVTSWMNSPGHKANILSKNYTQIGVGYASGGPYGTYWTQEFIRP, translated from the coding sequence ATGAAGGGTCTGAGGCGATTTATTGGCTTGTGCGTCACCATGGGTAGTACACTCTTGGGGAGTCTGGTGTTCACCCAACCGGTATCGGCGGCAACAGACAAATACACGGTGCTGCCAGGAGATTCACTGTGGAAGATCTCGCTCACATACCATGTTGGCTGGCCGGAGATCTACAATTCCAATCGGGGCCTCATCAAGGACCCTGCCCTCATTTACCCTGGACAGGTTCTTCAGATTCCCCTCGTCAGCAGCACGGTAACCAACTATGAGCAACAGGTGCTTGTGTTATGTAATCAGATTCGCGCAAAGAATGGATTGCCAAGTTTAACGATGAACTGGCAACTGGAACGCATGGGTCGAATCAAGGCACAGGAGATGGCGAGCAAGAACTATTTTTCCCACACCTCGCCAGTCTACGGAACGCCATTTCAGATGATGAAGTCGTTTGGCATCTCATACACCTATGCAGGAGAAAATATCGCTGCCGGACAACCTACGCCTCAGGAAGTGGTCACCAGTTGGATGAATAGCCCTGGTCACAAGGCCAACATCCTGAGTAAGAACTATACCCAAATCGGCGTCGGATATGCTAGTGGGGGACCATATGGTACCTACTGGACACAGGAGTTCATTCGACCGTAG
- a CDS encoding metalloregulator ArsR/SmtB family transcription factor, whose amino-acid sequence MSDDNKVFEALSDPTRRHLLDRLFERDGRTLTELLAGFEMTRFGIMKHLRVLEDAGLITSRKEGRQKLHYLNPVPIQTIYERYVHKFSQQHIATLTALKAALEGGEHGMSSAESRQVYQVFIKATPEMIWKAITTPEFTRQYFHQAAIEVTKDHYISHGPNGDVWGDAEVIEFDPPRRLVHGWQSLYDPEMAQEQPSRVTWEIQPDEAGVCILTVIHDQLEGAPKTAESVSGAGWMYVLSGLKTLLETGASLA is encoded by the coding sequence ATGAGCGATGACAACAAGGTTTTTGAGGCACTTTCTGACCCAACTAGGCGCCATCTTCTTGACCGGCTATTTGAGCGTGACGGCCGCACGCTCACTGAACTGTTGGCCGGCTTTGAGATGACACGATTTGGCATCATGAAGCACCTTCGGGTTCTTGAGGATGCTGGATTAATCACAAGTCGGAAAGAGGGGAGACAAAAACTACACTATCTCAATCCCGTGCCCATCCAGACTATCTACGAGCGATACGTTCATAAGTTTTCCCAACAGCACATCGCCACTTTAACCGCACTCAAGGCGGCACTTGAAGGAGGAGAACACGGAATGTCTAGCGCTGAGTCCAGACAAGTTTACCAAGTATTCATCAAGGCCACCCCAGAAATGATATGGAAAGCCATCACGACACCCGAATTTACAAGACAGTATTTTCATCAAGCAGCCATCGAAGTTACAAAGGACCACTATATTTCACATGGGCCGAATGGAGATGTATGGGGAGACGCCGAGGTAATTGAGTTTGACCCCCCACGACGACTCGTTCATGGCTGGCAATCTCTTTATGATCCTGAAATGGCTCAGGAACAACCGAGCAGGGTCACGTGGGAGATTCAACCAGATGAAGCAGGTGTGTGTATACTCACTGTGATTCATGATCAACTTGAAGGTGCACCGAAGACTGCTGAAAGCGTCTCAGGGGCTGGTTGGATGTACGTCCTCAGTGGCCTGAAGACATTGCTGGAAACTGGCGCATCTCTAGCGTAA
- a CDS encoding patatin-like phospholipase family protein yields the protein MEKAGAVVMRVQRRRIGIALCGAELTGSAHIGILFALENIGIKPQMVAGTSAGALIASMYAHGYSFDEFREAVRNFPGLWLFDYGFPLVSSAFNLVRHSWLGSTVPIPNGVFRGEKLQRYVKRLHQNRLPKIPLYVVATDLNTTNPVTFTNDDIAVKRGYAETSTDLPREIVGSCTIPGLLTPVRHRKWTLVDGGVRHLVPVSILQQVGCDKIFAVDVMTLPQDWYPVTIADILKRSLDVLLDEAVESSDLSGDSIFVINPELNQTSWWSSQKTMMRSLELGYQYVMDRKDDILRFLSTEKL from the coding sequence GTGGAAAAGGCTGGAGCGGTGGTGATGAGAGTGCAGCGTAGACGTATCGGCATTGCCCTGTGCGGCGCTGAACTTACAGGTAGCGCCCACATCGGAATCCTGTTTGCGCTCGAAAACATCGGAATTAAACCACAAATGGTTGCTGGTACAAGTGCAGGCGCGTTGATTGCGTCCATGTATGCTCACGGTTATTCTTTTGATGAATTTCGCGAGGCAGTCCGGAACTTTCCGGGTCTATGGCTCTTTGATTACGGATTCCCACTCGTGTCGTCAGCCTTTAATCTGGTTCGACACAGTTGGCTGGGCAGTACTGTTCCTATCCCCAATGGGGTATTTCGCGGCGAAAAGCTGCAGAGATATGTAAAACGACTCCATCAAAATCGATTGCCAAAGATACCCCTCTATGTCGTCGCGACGGATTTGAACACAACAAATCCTGTTACGTTCACAAATGATGACATAGCTGTGAAACGAGGCTATGCGGAAACGAGTACAGACCTGCCTCGGGAGATTGTTGGGAGTTGTACCATTCCTGGTTTGTTGACACCAGTTCGTCATCGAAAATGGACGCTAGTTGATGGTGGAGTCCGACATCTCGTCCCAGTGTCGATTCTTCAACAAGTCGGGTGCGACAAGATTTTTGCTGTTGACGTTATGACATTACCGCAAGATTGGTATCCGGTCACGATTGCCGATATTTTAAAGCGTTCATTGGACGTCTTGCTGGACGAAGCTGTTGAAAGCAGTGATTTATCGGGAGATAGTATTTTCGTCATCAACCCGGAACTGAATCAAACGTCTTGGTGGTCCAGCCAAAAAACTATGATGCGTAGCTTGGAATTAGGATACCAGTATGTAATGGATAGGAAAGATGACATTTTAAGATTTTTGAGCACCGAGAAATTGTGA
- a CDS encoding GMC family oxidoreductase — MSSGHKDFQAARESDAHTRSLNSPWGYLDHWIPLTTLEQMERTKYDVIIVGTGAGGGTVLWRLCDKWRKSGKRIAVIERGDLVLPTHAMNLPTFDYERMMRFINNPKLKYTIDSSVSSATIMLFAQYLGLGGRTLHWGAGSPRFHPSDFQTWPFTYRELEPYYRIAEHVMGVSQSYAKGSRVQQTLIRRLHGIGFPEATDFPLAINHSTRKNGLHVSAVFSSINFFGYALNTGLFDLAVNARVVEVVTQKGVATGVKVLSPDHKVYVVQGEIVVLSASTLENPRILFQSGIQNDAIGRYLTTHSSVEIEARLASVRDVGNVAVLIPRKSRRPYQVGIYQHHPYQLTASVSDEIPSNEPQHLKIYMHGFGAVEARYDNGVYLRPNDLDEYGIPKLSVQFTFGDRDRKIIRKMISTMQYQAHGLGLRLLGGPRLKPPGSASHESGTCRLGEHPDFSVANQYGELHQVSNLFVADSSVLPYIGAANPTLTIVAVAIRTADHIRHRLGN, encoded by the coding sequence TTGAGCTCTGGACACAAGGATTTTCAGGCTGCCCGCGAGTCAGATGCCCATACACGTTCGTTGAATTCTCCGTGGGGTTACTTGGACCATTGGATACCCTTGACGACACTCGAGCAAATGGAGAGGACGAAGTATGATGTGATTATTGTGGGCACCGGTGCAGGGGGAGGTACCGTCCTGTGGCGGTTGTGTGACAAATGGAGAAAATCGGGGAAACGCATTGCGGTCATTGAACGTGGGGATCTCGTGCTACCTACGCACGCCATGAATTTGCCGACGTTTGATTATGAACGCATGATGCGATTCATCAACAATCCAAAATTGAAATACACGATAGATAGTAGTGTTTCGTCGGCAACGATTATGTTGTTTGCCCAGTATCTCGGTCTTGGCGGAAGAACGTTACATTGGGGGGCGGGCAGCCCTCGCTTTCATCCATCGGATTTTCAAACATGGCCATTCACATATCGAGAGCTAGAGCCCTACTATAGAATCGCAGAACACGTGATGGGAGTGAGCCAAAGCTATGCAAAAGGCTCACGTGTTCAGCAAACACTGATTAGACGGCTTCACGGTATTGGCTTTCCGGAAGCCACGGACTTTCCGCTGGCAATCAACCACTCCACAAGGAAGAACGGATTACACGTAAGTGCCGTTTTCAGCTCAATCAATTTCTTCGGTTACGCACTAAATACGGGTTTGTTCGATTTGGCAGTTAATGCACGTGTCGTGGAAGTTGTAACACAAAAAGGGGTAGCGACAGGGGTGAAGGTCCTCAGTCCAGACCATAAAGTTTACGTCGTACAGGGGGAAATCGTTGTTCTATCTGCCAGCACGTTAGAGAATCCACGCATTCTATTTCAGTCAGGCATTCAAAATGACGCCATCGGAAGATACTTAACTACTCATTCGTCCGTGGAGATAGAAGCACGATTGGCTAGTGTCCGTGATGTAGGAAACGTGGCAGTGCTCATTCCAAGAAAGAGCCGTAGGCCGTATCAGGTAGGCATTTATCAACATCATCCATATCAACTTACGGCGAGCGTTTCGGACGAAATCCCAAGTAACGAACCACAACACTTAAAAATTTATATGCACGGTTTTGGTGCTGTTGAAGCTAGATACGACAATGGCGTGTATCTTAGACCAAATGATTTAGACGAATACGGAATTCCAAAATTAAGCGTCCAATTTACTTTTGGCGACCGTGACCGTAAAATCATTCGCAAAATGATCTCGACGATGCAGTATCAAGCTCACGGACTCGGATTACGATTACTTGGAGGACCGCGTCTGAAACCGCCAGGCAGTGCTTCTCACGAGTCAGGAACATGTCGATTGGGGGAGCATCCGGATTTTTCAGTAGCGAATCAATACGGGGAGCTTCATCAGGTGTCAAACTTATTTGTGGCGGATAGCAGTGTCCTGCCATACATCGGAGCAGCAAATCCTACCTTAACGATTGTAGCCGTGGCGATTCGCACTGCAGATCACATTCGGCATCGATTAGGAAATTGA
- a CDS encoding WIAG-tail domain, with product MPRTKGKLKDRTRRTRGVIPAPQWNWDLIEDEDTEDSESIDELDEAEVENALDILEERRGVQNKLTVYTDDLADQSITSDKIANYAITEMKIKPLTVTTECLADYAVKTGKLEDASVDSAKIAPESIEDRHIPENEISGNKLRNRSISGEKLMDGSITSDKMADKTIDAMKIAEGSIRTSHLHEQSITTELLQDHAVTSSKIQSGAVDANALANGAVTTAKIDDEAVTSSKIRMYAVSEDKLAANAIGSGHLKAKSVLSQHIGDEAVENRHLVDEVITSSKLALESVATEKLAGLAVTTEKIADYSITAEKILDGSVTGGHLRREAVATEHLAPQSVTTGKIAREAVQAETIASGAIEERHIMHGAVMNQHMATASVTAEKLADGAVTGSKMKRGTISSEHIAEGSITTDTLADEAITSQKLAKSVVTEEKIQNHSVTTDKLADGVVSTGKLADNAVTNAKLSPAAVDGGIIADRAVESRHIARGAVISQHLVGGSVSNEHLSDGSVDARTLAFGAVNARHLTDVCVTESKLAHSSVTSEKLAHEAVTRGKIASCAVVGDSIASGAVRGQHIANGAVTTEHISSGSITADHLAAESVTEEKIADKSVSNLKLAPKSVDGDIVAPRAITGPHIVPGTISSVHLGSHVVSNEHLADGTVDTRVLAVGCVTADQLTDGAVSGNKVAPGSIDGNHLNDACITPSKLADGAVESDKLAPAAVTREKIAPQAVDGRIIADATIESQHITQGAVTTGHLCSSSVMNRHLADGVVSPEKLSFRPIQVVSGPGQTIQQFGIFLFEFQQDQESLDVVIPLHEPFANDAYVVVAMTNRPDCYAVLKEQVANAATITIVRRRIYTNVSGCIHWMAIGDKMQE from the coding sequence ATGCCGAGGACTAAGGGAAAATTGAAGGATCGGACGAGGCGGACCCGGGGGGTGATTCCGGCCCCGCAGTGGAACTGGGATCTCATTGAGGACGAGGACACAGAGGACTCAGAGTCAATTGATGAACTGGACGAGGCTGAGGTAGAAAACGCACTAGACATACTCGAGGAACGCCGGGGAGTACAAAATAAACTCACCGTGTACACAGATGATCTCGCGGATCAGTCGATTACCAGTGACAAGATTGCCAACTATGCGATTACAGAAATGAAGATTAAGCCGCTCACTGTAACCACAGAATGCCTCGCAGATTATGCTGTTAAGACTGGAAAGTTGGAAGACGCAAGCGTTGATTCTGCCAAAATTGCTCCAGAATCTATCGAAGACAGACACATTCCGGAGAATGAAATTTCGGGGAATAAATTGCGTAACAGGTCGATTTCCGGCGAAAAGTTGATGGACGGAAGTATTACATCGGACAAAATGGCGGACAAGACGATAGACGCCATGAAAATTGCTGAAGGCTCCATCCGTACGTCACATTTGCATGAACAGAGCATTACCACAGAGCTGTTACAAGACCACGCGGTGACGTCGAGCAAAATTCAAAGTGGTGCGGTTGACGCAAACGCACTTGCCAATGGAGCCGTCACGACAGCAAAGATTGACGATGAGGCTGTGACGAGCTCGAAAATCCGCATGTACGCTGTTTCAGAGGATAAGCTTGCAGCAAACGCAATAGGCTCCGGACACTTAAAGGCGAAGAGCGTGTTGTCACAACATATTGGCGACGAGGCGGTGGAAAATAGGCACCTCGTTGACGAGGTCATTACCAGTTCAAAGCTTGCATTGGAATCTGTAGCTACAGAAAAACTGGCAGGCCTGGCGGTGACAACTGAAAAAATCGCGGACTACAGCATTACGGCAGAAAAGATTCTGGACGGTTCCGTTACAGGCGGCCACCTGCGGCGTGAGGCAGTCGCAACGGAACACCTTGCACCGCAGAGTGTAACCACGGGTAAGATTGCAAGAGAAGCCGTTCAAGCAGAAACCATCGCATCGGGCGCTATTGAAGAGAGGCACATCATGCACGGTGCGGTCATGAACCAGCACATGGCTACGGCGTCTGTGACAGCGGAGAAGTTGGCAGACGGCGCCGTTACCGGTTCAAAGATGAAGAGAGGCACCATTTCGTCGGAACATATCGCTGAAGGGTCCATCACTACCGACACGCTAGCAGACGAAGCCATTACATCCCAGAAACTTGCAAAGTCAGTTGTCACCGAAGAGAAAATCCAGAACCATAGCGTAACGACTGACAAACTCGCCGATGGTGTTGTCAGTACCGGAAAACTCGCTGATAATGCGGTGACGAATGCAAAGCTTTCCCCGGCTGCCGTCGACGGGGGCATCATTGCCGACCGTGCGGTGGAAAGTAGGCATATTGCCCGTGGGGCGGTCATTTCGCAGCATCTTGTCGGAGGGAGTGTTTCTAACGAACACTTGTCAGACGGGAGTGTCGATGCGCGGACGCTTGCATTCGGAGCGGTGAACGCCCGGCATCTCACGGATGTTTGCGTGACGGAATCAAAACTCGCTCACAGTTCAGTTACAAGCGAAAAGCTGGCCCATGAAGCAGTCACGCGCGGCAAGATTGCATCGTGCGCGGTGGTAGGAGATTCAATTGCGTCAGGTGCAGTACGCGGACAACATATTGCCAATGGGGCAGTAACGACGGAACATATCAGCAGTGGCTCTATCACAGCGGACCATCTTGCAGCAGAAAGTGTAACGGAAGAAAAGATTGCTGACAAATCTGTCAGCAACCTGAAGTTGGCTCCGAAATCGGTGGATGGCGACATCGTGGCTCCCAGGGCCATTACCGGTCCACACATTGTTCCTGGTACCATCAGTTCGGTACATCTAGGGAGTCATGTTGTGTCGAATGAGCACCTCGCGGACGGTACGGTAGATACACGTGTGCTGGCTGTTGGATGTGTGACAGCGGATCAACTTACGGATGGTGCTGTGTCTGGCAATAAAGTGGCACCGGGTTCGATTGATGGAAACCACCTAAATGACGCATGCATCACGCCATCAAAATTGGCTGACGGTGCGGTGGAATCAGATAAGCTGGCGCCTGCAGCAGTGACCAGAGAGAAAATTGCACCGCAGGCAGTAGACGGGCGCATCATTGCCGATGCCACCATTGAATCCCAGCATATTACGCAAGGCGCAGTGACGACAGGCCATTTATGCAGCAGTTCGGTCATGAATCGACACCTGGCAGATGGGGTTGTGTCTCCGGAGAAACTTTCTTTTAGACCGATTCAAGTTGTGTCGGGACCAGGTCAGACGATACAACAGTTTGGTATATTTCTGTTTGAATTCCAACAGGATCAGGAGTCGCTGGATGTCGTCATTCCATTACACGAGCCCTTTGCAAACGACGCTTACGTAGTGGTTGCGATGACCAACAGACCAGACTGCTATGCTGTTTTGAAAGAACAGGTCGCAAATGCGGCAACCATTACGATTGTTCGCAGGAGGATATATACCAACGTCTCAGGATGCATACATTGGATGGCTATCGGCGACAAGATGCAGGAGTAA